From Vitis vinifera cultivar Pinot Noir 40024 chromosome 3, ASM3070453v1, the proteins below share one genomic window:
- the LOC100853321 gene encoding DNA-directed RNA polymerase II subunit RPB1-like: MPEFDPFCFGFSGIVPGFDPFCFGFSGIVPKFDPSCFGFSSIVPGFDPSCFGFSNIASEFDPSCLGFSGIMPEFDPSCFGFSGIVPRFDPSSFGFSGIMPGFDPFYFGFSDIVSGFDPFCYGFSGIVPEFDPVVLGSLVLARI; this comes from the coding sequence ATGCCCGAATTCGATCCTTTTTGTTTTGGGttctccggcatcgtgcccgGATTCGATCCTTTTTGCTTCGGGttctccggcatcgtgcccAAATTCGATCCCTCTTGTTTCGGGTTCTCCAGCATCGTGCCTGGATTTGATCCCTCTTGTTTTGGGTTCTCCAACATCGCATCCGAATTCGATCCCTCTTGTTTAGGGTTCTCCGGCATCATGCCCGAATTCGATCCCTCTTGTTTCGGGttctccggcatcgtgcccAGATTCGATCCCTCTAGTTTTGGGTTCTCTGGCATCATGCCCGGATTTGATCCCTTCTATTTTGGGTTCTCCGACATCGTGTCCGGATTCGATCCTTTCTGTTATGGGttctccggcatcgtgcccgAATTCGATCCCGTTGTTTTAGGTTCTctggtactcgctcgaattTGA